The proteins below are encoded in one region of Mycobacterium pseudokansasii:
- a CDS encoding sensor histidine kinase: protein MTATPTGPAVDPATPTPSLQRRVVLLVVALLAGLLVVLGVTVDVSLGLQARRNLHDRLMAATSRADALVAAHTSPELLAAQLNGGSVRALLVTADGSAYGDRSISPATTAGPVVPAPPGYPPPLPPGPHPPPPGPPPPPPMGPPPGLPPDATATAVVHPLPDGSRLILVADTTQTTQVTRQLRQLMITAGLGTLAVAALLLVVVSRAALRPLDRLAALAQDITSGDRGRRLCPDRTDTELGRAASAFDGMLDALEASELRARQAAESAQRAESATRQFLVDAAHELRTPIAGIQAAAEQLATSASQHEADSVARGQYRRASLLLSDARRAGRLVADMLDLSRIDAGLSLDVHDTDLGAIVDAEVHRAAMLAPNLTMSRTGLRSLTIAADPTRVAQILSNLLDNARRYTPAGGSVTVELGGGGGRAEVTVTDTGPGIPDDERYRIFERLVRLDAARARDHGGAGLGLPIARALARAHGGDLVCLGHDGGAQFRLTLPAVAGR, encoded by the coding sequence ATGACGGCTACCCCGACGGGACCTGCGGTCGATCCCGCCACGCCGACGCCGTCGTTGCAGCGCCGGGTGGTGCTGCTGGTGGTGGCCCTGCTGGCGGGGCTGCTGGTGGTGCTGGGTGTCACTGTCGACGTCAGCCTCGGGCTGCAGGCTCGGCGAAATCTGCACGATCGGCTCATGGCGGCCACCTCGCGCGCCGATGCGCTGGTGGCCGCGCACACGTCACCCGAGTTGCTTGCCGCCCAGCTCAACGGGGGTAGCGTGCGGGCCCTGTTGGTGACCGCCGACGGCAGCGCCTACGGTGATCGCAGCATCAGCCCCGCGACCACCGCAGGCCCGGTCGTCCCGGCGCCGCCGGGGTATCCGCCGCCCCTGCCACCGGGCCCGCATCCGCCGCCTCCCGGCCCCCCGCCGCCTCCTCCGATGGGGCCCCCGCCCGGCCTGCCACCGGACGCCACTGCAACGGCGGTGGTGCACCCGTTGCCGGACGGTTCCCGGCTGATCCTGGTTGCCGACACCACCCAGACCACTCAGGTGACCCGCCAGCTGCGTCAGCTGATGATCACGGCCGGTCTGGGAACCCTGGCGGTGGCGGCGCTGCTGCTGGTCGTGGTCAGCCGGGCTGCGCTGCGGCCATTGGACCGACTCGCTGCGCTCGCCCAGGACATCACCAGCGGTGACCGTGGCCGTCGACTGTGCCCGGATCGCACCGATACCGAACTCGGCCGGGCCGCAAGCGCTTTCGACGGGATGTTGGACGCATTGGAAGCTTCTGAGCTGCGGGCCCGCCAAGCCGCGGAATCTGCGCAGCGAGCCGAAAGCGCGACCCGGCAATTTCTCGTCGACGCCGCTCATGAACTGCGCACCCCGATCGCCGGAATCCAGGCCGCCGCTGAACAACTGGCCACCAGCGCCAGCCAGCACGAGGCGGATTCCGTGGCGCGCGGTCAGTACCGCCGCGCCAGCCTGTTGCTGTCGGACGCCCGCCGGGCCGGTCGGCTGGTCGCCGACATGCTGGATCTGAGCCGTATCGACGCCGGACTATCGCTGGATGTGCACGACACCGACTTGGGTGCCATCGTCGACGCCGAAGTGCACCGGGCCGCCATGCTGGCGCCGAACCTCACGATGAGCCGGACGGGGCTCAGGTCGCTGACCATCGCGGCGGACCCGACGCGGGTGGCGCAGATACTGTCCAACCTGCTTGACAATGCTCGCAGATATACCCCGGCGGGCGGGTCCGTCACCGTCGAGCTGGGTGGCGGCGGCGGGAGGGCCGAGGTCACCGTCACCGACACCGGCCCCGGCATCCCCGACGACGAGCGCTACCGCATCTTCGAACGCCTGGTGCGCCTGGACGCTGCACGCGCCCGAGACCACGGTGGCGCCGGGTTGGGCCTGCCGATCGCGCGGGCGCTGGCTCGGGCACACGGCGGGGACCTGGTGTGCCTGGGACATGATGGTGGCGCGCAATTCCGGCTCACGCTGCCTGCGGTCGCCGGCCGTTAG
- a CDS encoding ArsR/SmtB family transcription factor — protein MGDPCCEVSPLVTEPLNAPAAAVMAARFKALSDPVRLRLLSAVASHAGGQACVCDITDGLDALGVGQPTISHHLKVLREAGLLTSQRRGSWVYYAVVPEALTELSALLSGVPATAAAAAR, from the coding sequence ATGGGCGACCCGTGCTGCGAGGTCAGCCCATTGGTGACCGAACCGCTGAACGCCCCGGCGGCAGCGGTAATGGCGGCCCGGTTCAAGGCCCTCTCCGATCCGGTACGGCTGCGCCTGCTCTCGGCGGTGGCCAGCCACGCCGGCGGGCAGGCCTGCGTGTGCGACATCACCGATGGCCTTGACGCGCTCGGGGTTGGTCAACCGACCATCTCCCATCACCTCAAGGTGCTGCGCGAAGCCGGGCTGTTGACCTCGCAGCGCCGCGGCAGCTGGGTCTACTACGCCGTGGTGCCCGAGGCGCTCACCGAGCTCTCGGCGCTGCTATCCGGTGTCCCCGCGACCGCAGCGGCGGCAGCCCGGTGA
- a CDS encoding ArsI/CadI family heavy metal resistance metalloenzyme, producing the protein MSRVQLALNVDDLQSAITFYSNLFGAQPAKIKPGYANFAIADPPLKLVLLENPGSGGSLNHLGVEVDSSATVHAEIARLTEAGMFTEEEMGTTCCFATQDKVWVTGPGGERWEVYTVLADSETFGTSPARPGDEDTTCCGAEAAATSCC; encoded by the coding sequence ATGTCTCGTGTGCAACTGGCCCTCAACGTCGATGACCTGCAAAGCGCTATCACGTTCTACTCCAACCTATTTGGTGCGCAACCGGCCAAGATCAAGCCCGGCTACGCCAACTTTGCGATCGCCGATCCGCCGCTGAAACTGGTGCTGCTGGAAAACCCCGGCTCCGGCGGCAGCCTGAACCATCTCGGCGTGGAGGTCGACTCCAGCGCCACAGTGCATGCCGAAATCGCCAGGCTGACCGAGGCCGGCATGTTCACCGAGGAGGAGATGGGAACCACCTGTTGTTTTGCCACCCAGGACAAGGTCTGGGTCACCGGCCCCGGCGGGGAACGCTGGGAGGTCTACACCGTGTTGGCCGACTCCGAAACCTTCGGCACCAGCCCCGCTCGCCCCGGCGACGAGGACACTACGTGCTGCGGCGCCGAGGCCGCGGCGACGTCGTGCTGCTGA
- a CDS encoding Rv2640c family ArsR-like transcriptional regulator, protein MPKALPVIDISQPVCCAPVAAGPMSDDDALEVALRLKALADPARVKIMSYLLSSSAGEQTSGELAAALSLSDGTVSHHLAQLRNAGLVVSDRRGMYVFHRAHPQGLQALCAVLDPRCCS, encoded by the coding sequence ATGCCTAAAGCGTTGCCCGTGATCGATATCTCTCAACCGGTGTGCTGCGCTCCAGTGGCCGCGGGGCCGATGAGCGACGACGACGCCCTCGAGGTGGCACTGCGGCTTAAGGCCTTGGCCGATCCGGCCCGGGTCAAGATCATGTCGTATCTGCTCAGCTCCAGCGCAGGCGAGCAGACCAGCGGCGAGTTGGCCGCGGCCCTCAGCCTGTCCGACGGCACGGTCAGCCATCACCTGGCCCAGTTGCGCAATGCGGGCCTGGTCGTCTCCGACCGTCGCGGTATGTACGTCTTCCACCGCGCCCACCCGCAGGGCCTGCAGGCACTGTGCGCGGTTCTGGACCCGCGCTGCTGTAGCTGA
- a CDS encoding TVP38/TMEM64 family protein produces the protein MTASAICKTTDTVRGIAIALGTAARQVSLPRMVSTVVGITALVAVALLVPLPTAVQMRDWATSVGPWFPLAFLLVHIVVTVPPFPRTAFTVAAGLLFGPAWGILIAITASTASAVISMLLVRAAGWRLNRLVRHRAVDRLDARLRERGWLAILSLRLIPAVPFAALNYGAGASAVRVAPYALSTLAGLLPGTAAVVILGNALAGDGNPLLVLVSVCTAALGMAGLIFEARHYRRQHRRSMPHYNDEPVREPAVTH, from the coding sequence GTGACGGCCTCGGCCATCTGCAAAACCACCGATACGGTGCGCGGTATCGCGATCGCGCTCGGTACGGCCGCGCGTCAGGTGTCGTTACCGCGGATGGTGAGCACCGTGGTGGGAATCACAGCATTGGTCGCGGTGGCGCTACTGGTTCCGCTCCCCACAGCGGTGCAGATGCGGGACTGGGCAACATCGGTGGGCCCGTGGTTCCCGCTGGCGTTTCTGCTCGTGCACATCGTCGTCACGGTGCCGCCATTCCCGCGCACCGCATTCACCGTGGCCGCCGGCCTGTTATTCGGTCCGGCGTGGGGCATATTGATCGCGATCACCGCCAGCACAGCCAGCGCGGTCATCTCGATGCTGCTGGTGCGCGCAGCCGGATGGCGGCTTAACCGCCTGGTGCGCCACCGGGCGGTCGACCGGCTCGACGCGCGGCTGCGGGAGCGGGGCTGGCTGGCGATATTGTCGTTGCGGTTGATTCCGGCGGTACCGTTCGCGGCGCTGAACTACGGCGCCGGCGCATCGGCCGTGCGGGTGGCGCCGTACGCGCTGTCCACGCTGGCCGGTCTACTCCCCGGCACTGCCGCGGTGGTGATTTTGGGCAATGCGCTCGCCGGGGACGGCAACCCGCTGCTGGTCTTGGTGTCGGTGTGCACGGCCGCGCTGGGTATGGCCGGACTGATCTTCGAGGCGCGCCACTATCGGCGCCAGCACCGCCGCAGCATGCCCCACTACAACGACGAGCCCGTGCGCGAGCCGGCTGTCACCCACTGA
- the mutA gene encoding methylmalonyl-CoA mutase small subunit: MSIDVPGLAGLEQVRERWRAAVAAVLSKTTRRDPAELGDHPEQLLETPTYDGFAIRALYTAFDELPEPSLPGQWPYVRGGDALRDVNSGWKVAEAFPPPRATTSDDANAALLAALGEGVSALLIRAGAGGVAPQQLGKLLAGVYLHLAPVILDAGADYPAACDAMLTLVAELDADQRATVSVDLGGDPLTACFSDRSAATVEDIVAVAARVAGDRGVRAITVDGPAFHNLGATAAWELAGTIAAGVAYLRLLSESGIPVGDALRQISLRLAADDDQFMTLAKMRATRHLWARVADVAGDPDGGAVTVHAETSLPMMTQRDPWVNMLRCTLAAFGAGVGGADTVLVQPFDVAIPGGFPGTPNSFARRIARNTQLLLLEESHVGRVLDPAGGSWFVEDLTEQLAQQAWRHFQSIEAHGGFVAAHDYLAGQIAEPAARRTNDIAHRRLAITGVNEFANLEEPPLPQADSLGNGRKLVRYAAGFEALRDRSDGFLARTGSRPQALLLPLGPLAEHNIRTTFAANLLASGGIEALNPGTVDAAGVAKVVSEAGSPTVAVICGTDKRYRDEAAEVAQAARNAGITRVYLAGPETALGDSAGPRPDEFLTAKINALEALSNLLTRLGA; the protein is encoded by the coding sequence GTGTCCATTGATGTACCCGGGCTCGCCGGCCTAGAACAGGTTCGCGAGCGTTGGCGCGCTGCGGTCGCCGCTGTGCTGTCCAAGACCACTCGCCGTGACCCGGCAGAACTCGGGGACCACCCCGAGCAGCTGCTGGAGACCCCGACCTATGACGGGTTCGCGATCCGGGCCCTCTATACCGCATTCGACGAGCTGCCCGAGCCCTCCCTGCCCGGCCAGTGGCCCTACGTGCGCGGCGGCGACGCGCTGCGTGACGTCAATTCCGGCTGGAAGGTCGCCGAGGCATTTCCGCCCCCACGTGCGACCACGTCCGATGATGCCAACGCCGCCCTCCTGGCCGCGCTCGGCGAGGGGGTGAGCGCGCTGCTGATCAGGGCGGGCGCCGGCGGTGTGGCACCGCAGCAGCTCGGCAAACTGCTTGCCGGCGTGTACCTACACCTGGCGCCGGTGATCCTGGATGCGGGGGCCGACTACCCGGCGGCCTGCGATGCCATGCTTACGCTGGTCGCAGAGCTGGACGCCGACCAGCGCGCCACTGTGTCGGTCGACTTGGGCGGCGACCCGCTGACAGCCTGTTTCAGTGATCGTTCCGCAGCGACGGTCGAGGACATTGTCGCGGTCGCCGCGCGGGTCGCGGGCGATCGGGGTGTGCGGGCCATCACCGTCGACGGACCGGCCTTTCACAACCTGGGCGCCACCGCGGCCTGGGAACTCGCCGGCACCATCGCCGCGGGGGTGGCCTATCTCCGGCTGCTCAGCGAATCGGGGATTCCGGTCGGTGACGCACTGCGGCAGATCAGCCTGCGGCTGGCCGCTGACGACGACCAGTTCATGACGCTGGCCAAGATGCGGGCCACCCGCCACTTGTGGGCCCGCGTCGCCGACGTCGCCGGAGACCCGGACGGCGGCGCGGTCACCGTGCACGCCGAGACGTCGCTGCCGATGATGACCCAGCGCGACCCGTGGGTGAACATGCTGCGCTGCACCCTGGCAGCCTTCGGCGCGGGTGTCGGCGGCGCCGACACGGTGCTGGTGCAGCCGTTCGATGTGGCCATTCCCGGCGGCTTTCCCGGCACCCCGAACAGCTTCGCGCGCCGCATCGCCCGCAATACTCAGCTGTTGCTGCTGGAGGAATCACATGTGGGCCGGGTGCTGGATCCGGCCGGGGGGTCGTGGTTCGTCGAGGATCTCACCGAACAACTGGCCCAGCAGGCCTGGCGGCATTTCCAGTCCATCGAGGCGCACGGCGGTTTCGTCGCCGCCCATGACTATCTGGCCGGCCAGATCGCCGAGCCTGCCGCCCGCCGCACTAACGACATTGCGCATCGCCGCCTCGCGATCACCGGCGTCAACGAATTTGCGAATCTCGAGGAACCCCCGCTGCCACAAGCTGATTCGCTGGGTAACGGCAGAAAACTGGTCCGCTATGCCGCCGGGTTCGAAGCATTGCGCGACCGCTCGGATGGTTTCCTGGCCCGCACCGGCTCACGACCGCAAGCGCTGTTGCTGCCGCTGGGTCCGCTGGCCGAGCACAACATCCGCACGACGTTCGCGGCGAACCTGTTGGCTTCCGGTGGCATCGAGGCGCTCAACCCCGGAACGGTGGATGCGGCCGGTGTGGCAAAGGTTGTGTCGGAGGCGGGGTCGCCGACGGTGGCGGTGATCTGCGGTACCGACAAGCGTTACCGGGACGAGGCCGCCGAGGTGGCACAGGCCGCGAGGAACGCCGGGATAACGCGCGTCTACCTGGCCGGACCGGAAACAGCGCTGGGAGACTCGGCGGGCCCTCGGCCCGATGAGTTCTTGACCGCGAAAATCAATGCGCTGGAAGCTTTGTCGAATCTCCTCACTCGGTTGGGAGCCTAG
- the scpA gene encoding methylmalonyl-CoA mutase, whose translation MTTTAPVVGSFADVPLHGDRAVAPATEMGVEELVAAAAAAHSYQPDQLHWHTPEGIDVKPVYTAADRRAAAAEGYPLHSFPGEPPFVRGPYPTMYVNQPWTIRQYAGFSTAADSNAFYRRNLAAGQKGLSVAFDLATHRGYDSDHPRVQGDVGMAGVAIDSILDMRQLFDGIDLSAVSVSMTMNGAVLPILALYVVAAEEQGVPPEKLAGTIQNDILKEFMVRNTYIYPPKPSMRIISDIFAYTSAKMPKFNSISISGYHIQEAGATAALELAYTLADGVDYIKAGLDAGLDIDTFAPRLSFFWGIGMNFFMEVAKLRAGRLLWSELVAKFEPQSAKSLSLRTHSQTSGWSLTAQDVFNNVARTCIEAMAATQGHTQSLHTNALDEALALPTDFSARIARNTQLLLQQESGTTRPIDPWGGSYYVEWLTHQLAQRARAHIEEVAEHGGMAAAISDGIPKLRIEEAAARTQARIDSGQQPVIGVNKYRVDEEQQIEVLKVDNTRVRAEQLAKLRELRAGRDQAAVDAALGELTRAAAAHGRAGEDGLGNNLLALAINAARAKATVGEISDALEKVYGRHQAEVRTIAGVYRDEVGKAPNIAAATELVEKFAEADGRRPRILVAKMGQDGHDRGQKVIATAFADIGFDVDVGSLFSTPEEVARQAADNDVHVIGVSSLAAGHLTLVPALRDALATVGRPDIMIVVGGVIPPGDFDELYAAGATAIYPPGTVIADAAIGLLQKLAERLGYDLD comes from the coding sequence ATGACGACGACCGCACCTGTTGTCGGCAGTTTCGCCGATGTTCCGCTGCACGGCGATCGCGCCGTGGCGCCGGCCACGGAAATGGGAGTGGAAGAGCTGGTCGCCGCGGCCGCCGCCGCCCATTCCTACCAGCCCGACCAGCTGCACTGGCACACGCCGGAAGGCATTGACGTCAAACCGGTCTACACCGCCGCCGATCGCCGTGCCGCCGCTGCCGAGGGTTACCCGTTGCACAGCTTTCCCGGCGAGCCGCCCTTCGTGCGCGGCCCCTACCCGACGATGTATGTCAACCAGCCGTGGACCATTCGGCAATACGCCGGCTTCTCCACCGCCGCCGACTCCAATGCGTTCTACCGCCGTAACCTGGCCGCCGGCCAGAAGGGCCTGTCGGTGGCCTTCGACCTGGCCACCCACCGCGGCTACGACTCCGATCATCCACGAGTGCAGGGCGATGTCGGAATGGCGGGCGTAGCAATCGATTCCATCCTCGACATGCGGCAGTTGTTCGACGGGATCGACCTGTCGGCGGTCAGCGTGTCGATGACGATGAACGGCGCGGTGCTGCCCATCCTGGCGTTATATGTGGTCGCGGCCGAGGAGCAGGGCGTGCCGCCGGAGAAGCTGGCCGGCACCATCCAGAACGACATTCTCAAAGAATTCATGGTCCGCAACACCTACATCTATCCGCCCAAGCCGTCCATGCGGATCATCTCCGACATCTTCGCCTACACCAGCGCGAAAATGCCAAAGTTCAACTCCATCTCGATTTCCGGCTACCACATCCAGGAGGCCGGTGCCACAGCCGCTTTGGAGCTTGCCTACACCCTGGCCGACGGTGTCGACTACATCAAGGCCGGCCTGGACGCCGGCTTGGACATCGACACGTTCGCCCCCCGACTGTCCTTCTTCTGGGGAATCGGGATGAACTTCTTCATGGAGGTGGCCAAGCTGCGCGCCGGCCGCCTGCTGTGGAGTGAGCTGGTGGCCAAATTCGAGCCTCAAAGCGCCAAATCGCTGTCGCTGCGCACCCATTCGCAGACCTCGGGCTGGTCGCTCACGGCACAGGACGTGTTCAACAACGTGGCCCGCACCTGCATCGAGGCGATGGCCGCAACCCAGGGCCACACTCAGTCGTTGCACACCAACGCCCTCGACGAGGCGTTAGCGCTGCCCACCGACTTCTCGGCACGCATCGCCAGAAACACCCAGCTGCTGCTGCAGCAGGAATCGGGCACCACCCGGCCCATAGATCCCTGGGGCGGTTCCTATTACGTCGAGTGGTTGACCCATCAGCTCGCCCAGCGGGCAAGGGCCCACATCGAGGAGGTCGCCGAGCACGGTGGCATGGCGGCGGCCATCAGCGACGGGATTCCCAAACTGCGCATCGAGGAAGCGGCCGCCCGCACCCAGGCCCGCATCGATTCCGGCCAGCAGCCGGTGATCGGGGTGAACAAGTACCGGGTCGACGAGGAGCAACAGATCGAGGTGCTCAAGGTCGACAACACCCGGGTGCGCGCCGAACAGCTGGCCAAATTGCGGGAGCTGCGGGCCGGCCGCGACCAGGCGGCGGTCGACGCCGCGCTGGGCGAACTGACCCGCGCCGCGGCGGCTCATGGCCGCGCCGGGGAAGACGGGCTGGGCAATAATCTGCTGGCGTTGGCCATCAATGCAGCTCGCGCCAAGGCCACCGTCGGCGAGATCTCCGACGCGCTGGAAAAGGTATACGGGCGTCACCAGGCCGAGGTCCGTACCATCGCCGGCGTCTACCGTGACGAGGTCGGAAAGGCCCCTAATATCGCTGCCGCAACCGAGCTAGTAGAGAAATTCGCCGAGGCCGACGGTCGCCGGCCTCGGATCCTGGTGGCCAAGATGGGCCAGGACGGCCACGACCGCGGTCAGAAGGTGATTGCCACCGCATTCGCCGACATCGGGTTCGACGTCGACGTCGGATCGCTGTTCTCCACGCCGGAGGAGGTCGCCCGCCAGGCGGCCGATAACGATGTCCACGTGATCGGTGTGTCCTCGCTGGCCGCCGGGCATCTCACACTGGTGCCCGCGCTGCGCGATGCGCTGGCCACGGTGGGTCGGCCCGACATCATGATCGTGGTCGGCGGTGTCATCCCGCCCGGTGACTTCGACGAGCTCTACGCCGCCGGGGCGACTGCCATCTACCCGCCCGGGACGGTGATCGCCGACGCCGCCATCGGCCTGCTGCAGAAGTTGGCCGAGCGTCTGGGATACGACCTGGACTAG
- the meaB gene encoding methylmalonyl Co-A mutase-associated GTPase MeaB produces MTTEQLAEAIRRGDRAALPRAITLLESTRKDHREQAQQLLLALLPDSGKAHRVGITGVPGVGKSTVIEALGMHLIQQGHKVAVLAVDPSSTRTGGSILGDKTRMARLAMHPDAYIRPSPTSGTLGGVAKATRETVVLLEAAGFDVILIETVGVGQSEVAVANMVDTFVLLTLARAGDQLQGIKKGVLELADIVVVNKADGEHLRDARIAARELSGAMRLIHPRETLWLPPVLTMSAVEGAGLTELWDTIERHRRVLTEAGEFDARRREQQVDWTWRLVRDAVLDRVLSHPEVRKIRSDVECQVRAGELTPALAAQQILQAASS; encoded by the coding sequence ATGACCACCGAACAACTCGCGGAGGCCATCCGACGCGGCGACCGCGCCGCACTGCCACGGGCCATCACCCTGCTGGAGTCCACCCGCAAAGACCACCGGGAGCAGGCGCAACAGCTGCTGCTGGCCTTGCTGCCGGATTCCGGCAAGGCGCATCGCGTCGGCATCACCGGCGTTCCCGGCGTGGGCAAGTCGACCGTCATCGAGGCGCTCGGGATGCACCTGATCCAGCAGGGGCACAAGGTGGCGGTGCTGGCGGTCGACCCGTCATCGACGCGCACCGGCGGCTCGATCCTGGGCGACAAGACGCGGATGGCGCGACTGGCCATGCACCCGGACGCCTACATCCGGCCCTCGCCCACCTCCGGGACCTTAGGCGGTGTAGCAAAGGCCACCAGGGAAACGGTCGTGCTGTTGGAAGCCGCCGGTTTCGACGTGATCCTGATCGAAACGGTCGGCGTCGGCCAGTCCGAGGTCGCGGTCGCCAACATGGTCGACACCTTCGTCCTGCTGACCCTGGCGCGTGCCGGCGACCAGTTGCAGGGCATCAAAAAGGGTGTGCTGGAGCTCGCCGACATTGTGGTGGTGAACAAGGCCGACGGCGAACACCTGCGCGATGCGCGGATCGCTGCCCGGGAGCTGTCCGGGGCGATGAGATTGATCCATCCTCGTGAAACACTATGGCTGCCACCGGTTCTCACAATGAGCGCAGTCGAGGGCGCCGGATTGACCGAATTGTGGGACACCATCGAGCGTCATCGCCGGGTGCTCACCGAGGCTGGAGAGTTCGACGCCCGGCGGCGCGAGCAGCAGGTCGACTGGACGTGGCGACTGGTCCGCGACGCGGTACTGGACCGGGTGCTGTCGCACCCGGAGGTGCGTAAGATCCGCTCGGATGTGGAGTGCCAGGTCCGAGCCGGCGAGTTGACCCCGGCGTTGGCGGCCCAGCAAATACTCCAGGCGGCATCGTCCTAA
- a CDS encoding serine hydrolase domain-containing protein produces MTVDIGVNRRAVPFRDDPDAGHRLSGAADSHFACVVRFFSSMFPARRTGGGALTVYLDGQPVVDVWKGWADRRGEVPWSADSAPMVFSATKGMAATVIHRLADRGLIDYDAPVAEYWPEFAANGKAKLTVRDVMRHHAGLSGLRGATMDDLMDHVVMEERLAAAAPGRLLGKSAYHALTFGWLMSGLARAVTGKSMRILFREELAEPLDTDGFHLGRPPAGSPTRAAEIIMPQDVAANPVLTYAMHKIANQFSGGFRSMYFPGVLAAVQGDIPMLDAEIPAANGVVTARALAKMYGAIANGGEIDGTRFLSRELVAGLTGERRLRPDRNLFVPMAFHLGYHSFPIGNLMPGFGHVGMGGSVGWTDPATGVAFALVHNRLLTPLVATDHAGFVAVYALIRQAAEKARKHGYQPVTGFGAPYSPEPGAVAG; encoded by the coding sequence GTGACGGTAGACATCGGAGTCAATCGACGCGCGGTTCCTTTCCGCGATGACCCTGACGCAGGTCATCGGCTGTCCGGCGCGGCGGACTCCCACTTCGCATGCGTCGTTCGTTTCTTTTCGAGCATGTTTCCCGCCCGTCGGACCGGCGGCGGGGCGCTGACGGTGTATCTGGACGGGCAACCCGTCGTCGACGTCTGGAAAGGGTGGGCCGACCGGCGCGGCGAGGTGCCGTGGTCGGCTGACAGCGCGCCGATGGTGTTCTCGGCAACCAAAGGCATGGCCGCCACGGTCATCCACCGGCTGGCCGATCGGGGGCTGATCGACTACGACGCCCCGGTCGCCGAGTATTGGCCGGAATTCGCGGCCAACGGCAAGGCGAAACTCACGGTCCGCGACGTGATGAGGCACCATGCCGGTCTGTCAGGTCTGCGCGGCGCCACCATGGACGATTTGATGGATCACGTCGTGATGGAAGAGCGGCTGGCAGCTGCGGCTCCCGGCCGCCTGCTGGGCAAATCGGCATATCACGCGTTGACCTTCGGCTGGCTGATGTCCGGGCTCGCCAGGGCCGTCACCGGAAAGAGCATGCGCATCCTGTTCCGCGAGGAACTCGCGGAGCCACTCGACACCGACGGCTTTCACCTGGGTCGTCCGCCGGCCGGATCACCCACCCGCGCAGCCGAGATCATCATGCCGCAGGATGTCGCCGCCAACCCGGTGCTGACCTACGCGATGCACAAGATCGCCAACCAGTTCTCCGGCGGATTCCGCTCAATGTACTTCCCGGGCGTCCTGGCCGCCGTCCAGGGCGACATCCCGATGCTGGACGCCGAGATCCCCGCCGCCAACGGGGTGGTGACGGCGCGGGCGCTGGCCAAGATGTACGGTGCGATCGCCAACGGCGGCGAGATCGACGGCACCCGGTTCTTGTCGCGCGAGCTGGTCGCGGGGCTGACCGGTGAACGGCGGCTTCGGCCGGATCGGAATCTGTTCGTGCCGATGGCCTTCCACCTGGGCTATCACAGTTTCCCGATCGGCAATCTGATGCCGGGGTTCGGGCATGTCGGCATGGGCGGCTCGGTCGGTTGGACCGACCCGGCGACCGGGGTGGCGTTCGCCTTGGTGCACAACCGGTTGCTGACCCCGCTGGTGGCGACCGACCACGCCGGTTTCGTCGCCGTCTACGCCCTGATCCGGCAGGCTGCGGAGAAGGCGCGCAAGCACGGCTACCAGCCGGTGACGGGATTCGGCGCGCCGTATTCCCCCGAGCCGGGAGCTGTCGCAGGCTAG
- a CDS encoding dodecin, producing the protein MSNHTYRVIEIVGSSPDGIDAAIRNGLDRAAQTMRSLDWFEVESVRGHLVDGAVGHFQVTMKVGFRLEDS; encoded by the coding sequence ATGAGCAATCACACCTACCGCGTTATCGAGATCGTCGGGAGTTCACCCGATGGAATCGACGCCGCGATCCGCAACGGCCTCGATCGAGCGGCGCAGACCATGCGCAGCCTGGACTGGTTCGAGGTCGAGTCGGTGCGCGGCCACCTGGTCGACGGCGCCGTCGGCCACTTTCAGGTGACTATGAAAGTTGGCTTCCGCCTGGAAGATTCGTAG
- a CDS encoding GtrA family protein translates to MVAHTNTSYTGEARYTDEARKKLRYTAVALVFLPIGQGLIQVLGPWLNSYTIASLLAAAIATVPNFFANKHFVWRVASGKKSAMNLHHQVLVFWTAVMLAVGLATYFTYLVDNAMAGHTTTVHGIVVFLVQMLGFGLVWIGRYLILDRWLFREIRT, encoded by the coding sequence TTGGTCGCGCACACCAACACCTCCTATACCGGCGAAGCGCGCTATACCGACGAAGCGCGCAAGAAGTTGCGCTACACGGCCGTAGCGCTGGTCTTTCTGCCCATCGGGCAAGGTCTCATCCAGGTCTTGGGTCCGTGGCTGAACAGCTACACCATCGCTTCGCTGCTGGCAGCAGCCATCGCCACGGTTCCCAACTTCTTCGCCAACAAGCACTTTGTCTGGCGCGTGGCGTCGGGCAAGAAGTCCGCCATGAACCTCCATCACCAGGTGCTGGTGTTCTGGACGGCGGTGATGCTGGCAGTCGGACTGGCCACGTACTTCACCTACCTGGTCGATAACGCAATGGCCGGTCACACCACAACCGTCCACGGCATCGTGGTGTTCCTGGTTCAAATGCTCGGCTTCGGCCTCGTGTGGATCGGTCGCTATCTGATCCTAGATCGATGGCTGTTCCGCGAAATCCGCACCTGA